The genomic interval GACGGCCGTCGAGCTGGTCGATGAGCTGCTGCCCGAAGGCTACACGATCGTCTACACGCGCGGGCGCATTGCCCAGGCGGAAATGACCCGCCGCTCCACCTCGGGCGGTCGCTTCGAGACGCAGCCGGTCATCGTGCTGGTCGATCGCAACTCGGCCTCGGCCAGCGAGATCGTGGCCGGCGCGCTACAGGACAACGACCGGGCGCTGATTGTGGGGCTGCGTACCTTCGGCAAAGGGCTGGTGCAGAACCAGTTCCCGCTTTCGGACGGCAGCGTCATCCAGCTGACGGTCGCCCGCTACTACACGCCCTCGGGCCGCCTGATCCAGACGCCGTACCACGGCGGCGACCTGGAAGACTACTACCGGGAAAAGTTCGCCGACTACGAAACGGCCGTCTTCCATCCGGAGGATTACATCAACGAAATTCCGGACTCGCTGAAATTCAAGACGGTGCACGGCCGCACGGTCTTTGGCGGTGGCGGCATTCTGCCCGACGTGATCGTGCCGCCCGACACGAACTCCATCCTGCTGGAAGTCAGTCGCCGCAACCTGCCCTCCACCTTCATCCGCACCTGGTTCAACCAGCACGAGCAGGAGATCCGGCAGCAGTGGAACAACCGGAAGGACGCCTTCATGGCTTCGTTCGAGGTGGACGACGCGCTGTGGCAGGCCTTCCTGGATTATGCCCGGGAGCAGGGACTCTTTGCCGCCGACTCTGCCGCGACGCATCGCTTCACGGTCGCACAGGCCGAAGCACACCGGCACGAGCTGAGCACGCTGCTGAAAGCCTATCTGGCCTGGCAGCTGTTCGGCCGCGAGGCGTCGATCCCGCTGTTCAACGAAATCGATCCGGTCCTGCACGAAGCGCTCAAGCACTGGGATCGGGCCGAGGCGCTGGCCGCCTATTTCGCCCCAAAGGCAGGCGACACAGTGCGCAAAGGGCGTTAGTCAGGTTGACAGA from Rhodothermus marinus carries:
- a CDS encoding S41 family peptidase encodes the protein MKKSLRYTLPAVLLLALGILLGWNLQQAVSDTDTLASLRKLEEAFLTITQRYVDPVEPEPLAEEAIRAMLQELDPHSVYITAEEMKELRESYQGSFGGIGIWFEVVDDTARVVATISGGPSEAVGLQPGDRIIKIEDSSAVGLSSTEIQKRLKGPEGTKVRVTIRRLGVREPLEFTITRDRIPLYTVDAAYMLDERTGYIRISRFAMTTYDEFLEHLDRLKRQGMERLVLDLRGNPGGIMETAVELVDELLPEGYTIVYTRGRIAQAEMTRRSTSGGRFETQPVIVLVDRNSASASEIVAGALQDNDRALIVGLRTFGKGLVQNQFPLSDGSVIQLTVARYYTPSGRLIQTPYHGGDLEDYYREKFADYETAVFHPEDYINEIPDSLKFKTVHGRTVFGGGGILPDVIVPPDTNSILLEVSRRNLPSTFIRTWFNQHEQEIRQQWNNRKDAFMASFEVDDALWQAFLDYAREQGLFAADSAATHRFTVAQAEAHRHELSTLLKAYLAWQLFGREASIPLFNEIDPVLHEALKHWDRAEALAAYFAPKAGDTVRKGR